TGATGACAATCGGCATAATCGAGCCTCTTAGCTCACAAAGCCCCGAAGAAATGGAGCTTTACAGCGATAAGCTTGTGAAACAGCTTGATAAAGACATATTCACATTCTGACGGAGGCAAAAATGAACACAAACATAATCAGAAAGCACTTTTTCTTCAAAGGCAGAGTTCAGGGTGTCGGCTTTCGCTACCGGGCGCAGAATGCCGCCTCGCTCTACAGCGTAACAGGCTGGGTAAAAAATCTCTACGACGGCTCGGTCGAAATGGAGGCGCAAGGCACTGAGGAAGACATTGACAAAGTAGTACAGACCCTTCAGAACAGCCGCTACATCGTGATAAACGATATGTATGTTGCCGACCGTCAGCCCGATCCTCACGAAACCTTATTCCGCATAAAAGACGAATACTGACAAAACGATCCCTCCTGCGTGATAATGCAGGA
This window of the [Eubacterium] siraeum genome carries:
- a CDS encoding acylphosphatase, translated to MNTNIIRKHFFFKGRVQGVGFRYRAQNAASLYSVTGWVKNLYDGSVEMEAQGTEEDIDKVVQTLQNSRYIVINDMYVADRQPDPHETLFRIKDEY